In Halosegnis marinus, one genomic interval encodes:
- a CDS encoding aspartate kinase — MRVVAKFGGTSLGNGDRVNRAADSVTAAVEAGHEVAVVASAMGSTTDYLLDSITFDADEADRAEIVSMGERTSVRMLKAALSARGVNARFLEPGSEEWPVVTDEHGEVDVEETARRGEALADSMAEEGIVPVITGFLAQDHEGNVTTLGRGGSDTTAVMLGKYMGADEVVIVTDVEGVMTGDPRVVEGARNVGKITVDELRNLSFRGAEVVAPSALAYKTEEMDVRVVHYQHGDLLTGGTHIEGQFENLTDLREGKLACITVAGRAIRNRPGILNDLSEPLSEAGINIDAVSSGLDSVTFYIDAGDAATAEEVLHDIVVAEDALSSVTVDDDIAVIRVTGGELPNRPGVIYRVLTPLSEGRFTVHDVITSATSVAVFVDWADREEALALIQEAEL, encoded by the coding sequence ATGCGCGTCGTAGCCAAGTTCGGGGGGACCTCCCTCGGCAACGGCGACCGCGTCAACCGCGCGGCCGACTCCGTGACCGCCGCGGTCGAGGCCGGCCACGAGGTCGCCGTCGTCGCCAGCGCCATGGGCTCGACCACCGACTACCTGCTCGACTCCATCACCTTCGACGCCGACGAGGCCGACCGCGCGGAGATCGTCTCGATGGGCGAGCGCACCTCCGTCCGGATGCTGAAGGCCGCGCTGTCCGCGCGCGGCGTCAACGCGCGCTTCCTCGAACCCGGAAGCGAGGAGTGGCCCGTCGTCACCGACGAGCACGGCGAGGTCGACGTGGAGGAGACCGCCCGCCGCGGCGAGGCGCTCGCCGACTCGATGGCCGAGGAGGGTATCGTCCCCGTCATCACTGGCTTTCTGGCACAGGACCACGAGGGCAACGTGACCACGCTCGGGCGCGGCGGCTCCGACACCACGGCCGTCATGCTGGGCAAGTACATGGGCGCCGACGAGGTGGTCATCGTCACCGACGTGGAGGGCGTCATGACCGGCGACCCCCGCGTCGTGGAGGGGGCGCGCAACGTCGGGAAGATAACCGTGGACGAACTGCGGAACCTCTCCTTCCGCGGCGCGGAGGTCGTCGCGCCCTCGGCGCTGGCGTACAAGACCGAGGAGATGGACGTGCGCGTCGTCCACTACCAGCACGGCGACCTGCTGACCGGCGGCACCCACATCGAGGGACAGTTCGAGAACCTCACCGACCTCCGGGAGGGGAAGCTGGCCTGCATCACCGTCGCGGGCCGGGCCATCCGGAACCGCCCGGGCATCCTGAACGACCTCTCGGAGCCGCTCTCCGAGGCGGGTATCAACATCGACGCCGTCTCCTCCGGGCTCGACTCCGTGACGTTCTACATCGACGCCGGCGACGCCGCGACGGCCGAGGAGGTCCTCCACGACATCGTCGTCGCCGAGGACGCGCTCTCCTCGGTCACCGTGGACGACGACATCGCCGTCATCCGCGTCACGGGCGGCGAACTCCCCAACCGACCGGGCGTCATCTACCGCGTCCTGACGCCGCTGTCGGAGGGGCGGTTCACCGTCCACGACGTCATCACCTCCGCCACCTCCGTCGCCGTCTTCGTGGACTGGGCGGACCGCGAGGAGGCGCTCGCGCTGATTCAGGAGGCCGAACTGTAG
- a CDS encoding metallophosphoesterase family protein: protein MLVGLVSDIHGNKPALDAVLDDMPAVDALACAGDVVGYNPWPGACVDAMRERDAVSIRGNHDRAVVTETGFSFNSMAGAGVEHARDRLTDRQFAWLDALPTERTAFGGRVKLVHGHPDDPDRYTYPGLFSERLLGDEDVLVMGHTHVQHHERYDAGVVVNPGSVGQPRDGDPDAAYALLDTETLEVEERRVAYDVERVVARVREEGLPDEIGTRLRKGR, encoded by the coding sequence ATGCTCGTCGGTCTGGTCTCCGACATCCACGGCAACAAGCCCGCGCTCGACGCGGTCCTCGACGACATGCCCGCGGTGGACGCGCTGGCGTGTGCCGGGGACGTGGTCGGCTACAACCCCTGGCCCGGCGCGTGCGTGGACGCGATGCGCGAGCGCGACGCGGTGAGTATCAGAGGCAACCACGACCGCGCCGTCGTCACCGAGACCGGGTTCTCCTTCAACTCCATGGCCGGTGCGGGCGTCGAACACGCGCGCGACCGACTCACGGACCGGCAGTTCGCGTGGCTCGACGCGCTGCCCACCGAGCGGACCGCGTTCGGCGGCCGCGTGAAGCTCGTCCACGGCCACCCGGACGACCCGGACCGCTACACCTACCCGGGGCTGTTCTCCGAGCGACTGCTCGGCGACGAGGACGTCCTCGTCATGGGCCACACCCACGTCCAGCACCACGAGCGGTACGACGCGGGCGTCGTCGTCAACCCCGGGAGCGTCGGCCAGCCGCGCGACGGCGACCCGGACGCGGCCTACGCGCTGCTCGACACGGAGACGCTGGAGGTGGAGGAGCGGCGCGTCGCGTACGACGTGGAGCGCGTCGTCGCGCGGGTGCGCGAGGAGGGACTGCCCGACGAGATCGGGACGCGGCTCAGGAAGGGTCGGTGA
- a CDS encoding IMP cyclohydrolase produces the protein MYIGRFVVVGPDTAAYRVSSRSFPNRRAYERDGALVVGPTEEAPETDNPYIAYNCYREAAGHAVLGNGSHVDPVTEKLGLGYPARDALVTALHALDFEKDDYDTPRVAGVLTPDGSAFVGTVRRDALLVREVSEPTLVATYETDTPEAFDFDAAGAAEAARAAYDLDFEHAVCAVGVARDGDGYATAIENGTNA, from the coding sequence ATGTACATCGGACGGTTCGTCGTCGTCGGCCCCGACACCGCGGCCTACCGCGTCTCCTCGCGCTCGTTCCCGAACCGCCGCGCCTACGAACGGGACGGCGCGCTCGTCGTCGGTCCCACGGAGGAGGCCCCGGAGACGGACAACCCCTACATCGCGTACAACTGCTACCGGGAGGCGGCGGGTCACGCCGTCCTCGGCAACGGGAGCCACGTGGACCCGGTAACCGAGAAGCTCGGCCTCGGCTACCCGGCCCGCGACGCGCTGGTGACCGCGCTCCACGCGCTCGACTTCGAGAAGGACGACTACGACACCCCCCGCGTCGCGGGCGTGTTGACCCCGGACGGCTCGGCGTTCGTCGGCACCGTGCGTCGCGACGCGCTCCTCGTCCGCGAGGTGTCGGAGCCGACGCTCGTGGCGACCTACGAGACGGATACCCCGGAAGCGTTCGACTTCGACGCCGCGGGCGCGGCGGAGGCGGCCCGCGCGGCCTACGACCTCGACTTCGAGCACGCCGTCTGTGCCGTCGGGGTCGCCCGCGACGGCGACGGCTACGCGACGGCCATCGAGAACGGCACCAACGCCTAA
- a CDS encoding RAD55 family ATPase — protein sequence MTDGDDAATEGDSPDEVRCGFCRMPVPGDPVEGEGGPFCSHACRDRLAETGEPFDEYHGHRRLTTGVSALDASLPQGFPRNAFVLVSSEPGTRDRALGAELVWRSLERGEPVVVVSFQEPPSAVVQQFLTLDWNVIPYLERGMLRIVDCFTYRLDGQGRDRLFDRMDEWNAYLSDVAREATTTVRDPSDIGEIGNKLDNALEAREMVDEGIVVIDSLTELGTLVQPVQAYDFVKDVRADVCKGRFVPVFAGATIGGGGGGGDAFPHDLTYVMDGLVELRLNDDLVADTLIKQVRIRKLNGALVVPEWRAYEYTSRLGMVPFDPAEEMADDGGEEGAASDADEAEASADGEEGAPEEGDRADAGEDGDAAPDEPTPAGESATADRSPPDG from the coding sequence ATGACCGACGGGGACGACGCGGCGACGGAGGGCGACTCGCCCGACGAGGTGCGCTGTGGCTTCTGCCGGATGCCGGTTCCGGGCGACCCCGTCGAGGGGGAGGGCGGCCCCTTCTGTTCGCACGCCTGCCGGGACCGCCTCGCCGAAACCGGCGAGCCGTTCGACGAGTACCACGGCCACCGCCGGCTCACGACCGGCGTGTCGGCGCTCGACGCCTCGCTCCCGCAGGGGTTCCCCCGCAACGCCTTCGTCCTCGTCTCCAGCGAGCCGGGCACCCGCGACCGGGCGCTCGGCGCGGAACTCGTCTGGCGCTCGCTCGAACGCGGCGAGCCGGTCGTCGTCGTCTCCTTCCAGGAGCCGCCCAGCGCCGTCGTCCAGCAGTTCCTCACGCTCGACTGGAACGTCATCCCGTACCTCGAACGGGGCATGCTCCGCATCGTGGACTGCTTCACCTACCGGCTCGACGGTCAGGGGCGCGACCGGCTGTTCGACCGGATGGACGAGTGGAACGCCTACCTCTCGGACGTCGCGCGGGAGGCGACGACGACGGTGCGGGACCCCAGCGACATCGGCGAGATCGGGAACAAGCTGGACAACGCGCTCGAAGCGCGCGAGATGGTGGACGAGGGAATCGTCGTCATCGACTCGCTGACCGAACTCGGCACGCTCGTCCAGCCGGTCCAGGCGTACGACTTCGTGAAGGACGTGCGCGCCGACGTCTGTAAGGGTCGGTTCGTCCCCGTGTTCGCGGGCGCGACCATCGGGGGCGGGGGCGGCGGCGGCGACGCCTTCCCCCACGACCTCACCTACGTGATGGACGGGCTGGTCGAGCTCCGCCTCAACGACGACCTCGTCGCGGACACCCTCATCAAGCAGGTCCGCATCCGGAAGCTCAACGGCGCGCTCGTCGTTCCCGAGTGGCGCGCCTACGAGTACACCTCCCGGCTCGGGATGGTCCCCTTCGACCCGGCCGAGGAGATGGCCGACGACGGCGGCGAGGAGGGGGCCGCGAGCGACGCCGACGAGGCCGAGGCGTCGGCCGACGGCGAGGAGGGGGCGCCCGAGGAGGGCGACCGCGCCGACGCGGGCGAGGACGGCGACGCCGCGCCCGACGAGCCGACGCCCGCGGGCGAGTCCGCGACGGCCGACCGCTCGCCCCCCGACGGGTGA